One window of Amaranthus tricolor cultivar Red isolate AtriRed21 chromosome 13, ASM2621246v1, whole genome shotgun sequence genomic DNA carries:
- the LOC130799000 gene encoding increased DNA methylation 3-like isoform X2 gives MIIVHKAKESRLNFCEILNAKVGGANMVVHSTLRDPIPVALSGTAGLGAFGPSVGHVDIGISKSAYLFRVALPGVTKENCHLKCEIERDGKVLLRGVVIGGDLAKTRPEKEYDKKVAQLTPAGPFTICFRLPGPVDPRLFLPTFRSDGILEGAVFKYRARVI, from the exons AGCAGgttaaatttttgtgaaattttgaaCGCCAAAGTTGGTGGAGCTAATATGGTAGTGCATTCTACACTTCGTGACCCCATTCCTGTAGCTCTAAGTGGAACAGCTGGACTTGGAGCATTTGGACCTTCTGTTGGTCATGTTGACATCGGAATAAGCAAATCAGCATACTTGTTTCGAGTTGCACTTCCTGGTGTTACAAAGGAAAATT GTCATTTAAAGTGTGAGATTGAGCGTGATGGCAAAGTTCTTCTTCGAGGAGTTGTAATTGGTGGAGATTTAGCTAAAACGAGACCTGAAAAAGAGTATGACAAAAAAGTCGCACAGTTGACCCCAGCAGGGCCATTCACAATATGTTTCAGGTTACCTGGTCCTGTTGACCCAAGGCTATTCTTACCCACATTCAGGTCAGATGGTATCCTCGAGGGTGCGGTGTTCAAATACAGGGCGCGTGTGATATAA
- the LOC130799000 gene encoding increased DNA methylation 3-like isoform X3 has product MVVHSTLRDPIPVALSGTAGLGAFGPSVGHVDIGISKSAYLFRVALPGVTKENCHLKCEIERDGKVLLRGVVIGGDLAKTRPEKEYDKKVAQLTPAGPFTICFRLPGPVDPRLFLPTFRSDGILEGAVFKYRARVI; this is encoded by the exons ATGGTAGTGCATTCTACACTTCGTGACCCCATTCCTGTAGCTCTAAGTGGAACAGCTGGACTTGGAGCATTTGGACCTTCTGTTGGTCATGTTGACATCGGAATAAGCAAATCAGCATACTTGTTTCGAGTTGCACTTCCTGGTGTTACAAAGGAAAATT GTCATTTAAAGTGTGAGATTGAGCGTGATGGCAAAGTTCTTCTTCGAGGAGTTGTAATTGGTGGAGATTTAGCTAAAACGAGACCTGAAAAAGAGTATGACAAAAAAGTCGCACAGTTGACCCCAGCAGGGCCATTCACAATATGTTTCAGGTTACCTGGTCCTGTTGACCCAAGGCTATTCTTACCCACATTCAGGTCAGATGGTATCCTCGAGGGTGCGGTGTTCAAATACAGGGCGCGTGTGATATAA
- the LOC130798919 gene encoding uncharacterized protein LOC130798919 yields the protein MRGVMRFGKRGKLSPKFIEPYEVTEKVEKVAYRLVLPNELGKVHDMFHISQLKRYVSDKSHVLDPEPLDLDENLSYKENPIKILDSKVRSTRKKDIKMVKVLWANQRTQEATWETEDSMREKYPHLFPENKYNSVNKVTIFELIP from the exons ATGAGGGGAGTCATGAGGTTTGGCAAGAGGGGGAAGTTGAGCCCAAAGTTTATAGAACCTTATGAGGTCACAGAGAAGGTAGAAAAGGTCGCTTACAGACTAGTATTACCCAATGAGTTGGGTAAGGTCCATGACATGTTTCACATTTCGCAGTTGAAGAGGTATGTTTCCGATAAATCTCATGTGCTAGATCCCGAGCCCTTAGACCTTGATGAGAATTTATCTTATAAAGAGAATCCTATCAAGATCTTAGATTCTAAGGTGCGTAGTACGAGGAAAAAAGATATAAAGATGGTGAAGGTTCTATGGGCTAACCAGCGCACACAGGAGGCAACGTGGGAAACTGAGGATTCCATGCGTGAGAAATACCCACACCTTTTTCctgag AACAAgtataatagtgtcaataaggtCACGATCTTTGAGTTAATTCCTTAG